A region from the Clavibacter sp. A6099 genome encodes:
- a CDS encoding A/G-specific adenine glycosylase: MPETALARDVNAWFRENARDLPWRREGFGSWGILVSEFMLQQTPVVRVIPRLEEWLARWPVPAALASTPASEAVRAWGRLGYPRRALNLHACAVAIVERHGGEVPEDVDALLDLPGVGPYTARAVAAFAFGHRHPVVDVNVRRVLARAIAGQGDPGPARTSVDLQAMEAQLPDDVAEARVFNAGAMELGAVICTARAPRCDDCPVRDLCAWRAAGYPVYDGPARVVQKRFEGSDRQVRGLLLAELRSSHSPVSAADLATAWPEPVQRGRALDGLIADGLAVRQPDGTYALPS, from the coding sequence ATGCCGGAGACCGCCCTCGCCCGAGACGTGAACGCGTGGTTCCGGGAGAACGCGCGGGACCTGCCGTGGCGGCGCGAGGGATTCGGATCCTGGGGCATCCTCGTCAGCGAGTTCATGCTCCAGCAGACGCCCGTGGTGCGCGTCATCCCGCGGCTCGAGGAGTGGCTCGCGCGCTGGCCCGTGCCCGCGGCCCTCGCGTCGACGCCCGCCAGCGAGGCCGTCCGCGCGTGGGGCCGCCTCGGCTACCCGCGGCGCGCGCTGAACCTGCACGCGTGCGCGGTCGCGATCGTCGAGCGGCACGGCGGCGAGGTGCCCGAGGACGTGGACGCCCTGCTCGACCTCCCGGGCGTCGGCCCGTACACCGCGCGCGCGGTCGCGGCGTTCGCGTTCGGCCACCGGCATCCCGTGGTCGACGTCAACGTGCGGCGGGTGCTCGCACGCGCGATCGCCGGCCAGGGCGACCCCGGACCGGCGCGCACGAGCGTCGACCTCCAGGCGATGGAGGCGCAGCTGCCCGACGACGTGGCGGAGGCGCGGGTGTTCAACGCGGGCGCGATGGAGCTGGGCGCGGTGATCTGCACGGCCCGCGCGCCGCGCTGCGACGACTGCCCGGTCCGCGACCTGTGCGCCTGGCGCGCCGCGGGGTACCCGGTCTACGACGGGCCGGCGCGCGTCGTGCAGAAGCGGTTCGAGGGATCCGACCGCCAGGTGCGCGGCCTCCTGCTCGCGGAGCTGCGGTCGAGCCACTCCCCCGTGAGCGCGGCCGACCTGGCGACCGCGTGGCCGGAGCCCGTGCAGCGCGGGCGCGCGCTCGACGGGCTCATCGCCGACGGGCTCGCGGTCCGCCAGCCCGACGGGACGTACGCCCTGCCGAGCTGA
- the rbfA gene encoding 30S ribosome-binding factor RbfA: MVDHARARKMADRIKEIVARKLDRGIKDPRLGFVTVTDVRVTGDLQHASIFYTVYGTDEERADTAAALKSATGMLRSEVGKNITARLTPSLEFILDGVPENAAAIDALLEEARRRDADVQAQAKAGVYAGDEDPYVKPRVIGEDEDEDDESDDEDGDDVDRPAPGSEPAH, translated from the coding sequence ATGGTCGATCACGCGAGGGCCAGGAAGATGGCCGACCGCATCAAGGAGATCGTCGCGCGCAAGCTCGACCGGGGCATCAAGGACCCGCGGCTCGGCTTCGTGACCGTCACCGACGTGCGCGTCACGGGCGACCTGCAGCACGCCAGCATCTTCTACACGGTCTACGGCACCGACGAGGAGCGCGCCGACACGGCAGCCGCCCTCAAGTCCGCCACCGGCATGCTCCGCAGCGAGGTGGGCAAGAACATCACCGCGCGCCTCACGCCGTCGCTCGAGTTCATCCTCGACGGCGTGCCCGAGAACGCGGCCGCGATCGACGCCCTCCTGGAGGAGGCGCGGCGACGCGACGCGGACGTGCAGGCGCAGGCGAAGGCCGGCGTCTACGCGGGCGACGAGGACCCGTACGTCAAGCCCCGCGTGATCGGGGAGGACGAGGACGAGGACGACGAGTCGGACGACGAGGACGGCGACGACGTCGATCGCCCGGCGCCCGGGTCCGAGCCCGCCCACTGA